From a region of the Cucumis sativus cultivar 9930 chromosome 6, Cucumber_9930_V3, whole genome shotgun sequence genome:
- the LOC101208762 gene encoding receptor-like protein 6 — translation METLFSLSLTIPQLLKESITHIRCCVNGHYISSISMALLLYELKVVCIFFLLFLFLCNFVVNSRHHDHVCDPKQSSKLLEFKNAFSLEMTWPSFFCIGLSPPTTTWNESTDCCLWDGVECDDEGQGHVVGLHLGCSLLQGTLHPNNTLFTLSHLQTLNLSYNYMDGSPFSPQFGMLTDLRVLDLSRSFFQGNVPLQISHLTNLVSLHLSYNDGLSFSNMVMNQLVHNLTNLKDLGLAYTNLSDITPSSNFMNFSLSLESLDLSASMLSGYFPDYILSLKNFHVLKLYHNPELNGHLPKSNWSKSLQVLDLSQTHFSGGIPNSISEAKVLSYLDLSDCNFNGEIPNFETHSNPLIMGQLVPNCVLNLTQTPSSSTSFTNDVCSDIPFPNLVYLSLEQNSFIDAIPSWIFSLPNLKSLDLGNNNFFGFMKDFQSNSLEFLDFSYNNLQGEISESIYRQLNLTYLGLEYNNLSGVLNLDMLLRITRLHDLFVSNNSQLSILSTNVSSSNLTSIRMASLNLEKVPHFLKYHKKLEFLDLSNNQIVGKVPEWFSEMSGLNKLDLSHNFLSTGIEVLHAMPNLMGVDLSFNLFNKLPVPILLPSTMEMLIVSNNEISGNIHSSICQATNLNYLDLSYNSFSGELPSCLSNMTNLQTLVLKSNNFVGPIPMPTPSISFYIASENQFIGEIPRSICLSIYLRILSISNNRMSGTIPPCLASITSLTVLDLKNNNFSGTIPTFFSTECQLSRLDLNNNQIEGELPQSLLNCEYLQVLDLGKNKITGYFPSRLKPALYLQVIILRSNQFYGHINDTFHKDSFSNLRIIDLSHNNFDGPLPSNFIKNMRAIREVENRRSISFQEPEIRIYYRDSIVISSKGTEQKFERILLILKTIDLSSNDFSGEIPEEIGMLRSLIGLNLSHNKLTGRIPTSIGNLNNLEWLDLSSNQLLGSIPPQLVALTFLSCLNLSQNQLSGPIPEGKQFDTFESSSYLGNLGLCGNPLPKCEHPNDHKSQVLHEEEEGESCGKGTWVKAVFIGYGCGIIFGVFVGYVVFECGKPVWIVAIVEGKRSQKIQTSKSSRGYRKRNK, via the exons ATGGAAACTCTATTTAGTCTATCCCTAACAATTCCCCAACTATTAAAAGAGTCAATAACTCACATCAGATGTTGTGTAAACGGCCATTACATATCCTCCATTAGCATGGCATTGTTGTTGTATGAATTAAAAGTAGTGtgcatcttctttcttctctttcttttcctctgtAATTTCGTTGTAAATTCCCGTCATCATGATCATGTGTGTGATCCTAAACAAAGCTCAAAACTACTTGAATTCAAGAATGCCTTCTCCTTGGAGATGACATGGCCATCATTCTTTTGCATTGGGTTGTCTCCACCAACAACCACATGGAATGAGAGCACGGATTGTTGTTTATGGGACGGCGTGGAGTGCGACGACGAAGGACAAGGCCATGTGGTTGGTCTTCATCTTGGCTGCAGTTTACTCCAAGGAACTCTTCATCCTAACAATACCCTTTTCACTCTCTCCCACCTCCAAACTTTGAATCTTTCTTATAACTATATGGATGGATCTCCATTTTCGCCTCAATTTGGAATGCTTACAGACCTGAGGGTTCTGGATCTTTCTCGGTCTTTCTTCCAAGGGAACGTTCCTTTGCAAATATCACACTTGACCAACTTAGTTTCACTTCATCTTTCTTATAATGACGGTCTCAGTTTTTCAAACATGGTTATGAATCAACTTGTTCATAACCTAACCAATCTGAAAGATCTTGGACTTGCTTACACAAATCTTTCTGACATCACACCCTCTTCGAATTTCatgaatttctctctctctttagaATCTCTGGATTTGTCTGCATCTATGTTGTCTGGGTATTTTCCAGACTACATTTTAAGTCTTAAAAATTTTCATGTGTTAAAACTTTATCATAACCCTGAGTTAAATGGACATCTGCCCAAGTCTAATTGGAGTAAATCCCTTCAAGTTTTGGATCTTTCTCAAACTCATTTTTCAGGAGGGATTCCCAACTCCATTAGTGAAGCCAAGGTCTTAAGTTACTTAGACCTTAGTGACTGCAACTTCAATGGTGAAATTCCTAATTTTGAAACTCATTCTAATCCTTTGATCATGGGTCAATTAGTACCCAATTGTGTTTTGAATCTCACCCAAacaccttcttcttctacttcatttACAAATGACGTTTGTTCTGATATACCATTCCCAAATCttgtttatttgagtttgGAACAGAACTCATTCATTGATGCCATACCTTCTTGGATATTTTCATTGCCTAACTTAAAATCTTTAGATCTAGGTAACAACAATTTCTTTGGTTTCATGAAGGATTTTCAATCCAACTCATTAGAGTTTCTTGATTTCAGTTATAACAACTTGCAAGGTGAAATCTCAGAGTCTATTTATAGACAACTCAATCTTACATACTTAGGATTGGAGTACAATAATTTGAGTGGTGTTTTGAATTTGGACATGCTGTTGAGAATCACAAGGCTTCATGACCTTTTCGTTTCCAATAATAGCCAACTTTCAATACTATCAACCAATGTTAGTTCCTCGAATCTTACATCCATTAGAATGGCATCCctcaatttagaaaaagtCCCCCACTTTTTGAAATATCATAAGAAGTTGGAATTTCTAGATCTTTCAAACAATCAAATTGTAGGAAAAGTTCCAGAGTGGTTTTCCGAAATGAGTGGTTTGAATAAACTGGATCTATCTCATAATTTCTTGTCCACGGGAATAGAGGTGCTCCATGCTATGCCTAATCTGATGGGAGTCGATCTTAGTTTCAACTTGTTCAATAAGCTACCTGTTCCCATATTGCTACCATCAACAATGGAAATGCTTATTGTTTCTAATAACGAGATTAGTGGAAATATTCATTCTTCAATCTGCCAAGCTACCAACCTTAATTATCTTGATTTGTCCTATAACAGCTTCAGTGGTGAACTTCCATCTTGTCTCTCCAACATGACTAATCTACAAACTTTAGTATTGAAAAGTAACAACTTTGTTGGACCTATTCCCATGCCGACACCAAGTATTTCGTTCTATATTGCTTCAGAAAATCAGTTTATTGGAGAGATCCCTCGTTCAATTTGCCTTTCAATTTACCTCAGAATCCTCAGTATTTCAAATAATCGCATGAGTGGAACAATTCCACCATGTCTTGCAAGCATCACCTCACTTACAGTTTTggatttaaaaaacaacaacttTAGTGGCACGattccaacatttttttcgACAGAATGTCAACTGAGCAGACTTGATTTGAACAACAACCAAATAGAAGGAGAATTGCCACAATCATTGTTGAACTGTGAATATCTTCAAGTTTTGGATCtcggaaaaaacaaaatcacag GTTATTTTCCTTCCCGGTTAAAACCTGCTTTGTATTTGCAAGTTATCATCCTTCGGTCTAATCAATTTTACGGTCATATCAACGATACCTTCCATAAAGACTCTTTCTCAAACCTACGGATTATCGATCTCTCTCACAACAATTTTGATGGACCAttaccttcaaattttataaagaacATGAGAGCCATCAGGGAAGTGGAAAACAGACGTTCCATCTCTTTTCAAGAACCAGAAATCCGCATTTACTACCGGGACTCAATTGTGATATCATCAAAAGGAACCGAAcagaaatttgaaagaattCTTTTGATATTGAAAACCATTGACTTGTCCAGTAATGATTTTAGTGGAGAGATACCAGAGGAAATTGGAATGTTGAGGTCTCTAATAGGTTTGAACCTTTCACACAATAAGCTGACAGGTAGGATTCCTACATCAATTGGCAATTTGAACAATCTGGAATGGTTGGATCTTTCTTCAAATCAATTGTTAGGTAGCATTCCTCCTCAGTTGGTTGCTCTTACATTTCTCTCATGTTTGAATCTCTCACAAAATCAGCTGTCAGGACCAATTCCAGAAGGCAAACAATTTGATACTTTTGAGAGTTCATCCTACCTTGGAAATCTTGGACTTTGTGGGAATCCTCTACCAAAATGTGAACATCCAAATGACCATAAATCTCAAGTGCtacatgaagaagaagaaggtgagAGTTGTGGAAAAGGAACTTGGGTGAAAGCTGTGTTTATTGGATATGGATGTGGGATTATATTTGGAGTATTTGTTGGATATGTTGTTTTTGAGTGTGGGAAACCTGTGTGGATTGTGGCAATTGTGGAAGGCAAGAGATCTCAAAAGATCCAAACATCTAAGAGCTCTAGGGGttataggaaaagaaataagtaG